The segment AAAATGTACCTTCATAGTACTTCTTCATCAAATCATCCGTTTGTTGCATTGCTTCCTTCATGTATATGTTGGTTCTCTCAAACTTTGTCTTTATATCTTCAAGTTGCTGCTCCCTCGTATCTAGTGTACCACGCAAATTCAGCAGAAGCTTTGATGTCTTGTTTTGATCTTCCTTTTCCAAATCAGAAACGGTCTTCACATCTCCCATCTTATTTAGAAGAACACCAATCTTACTATTCTCCTGGTAGTCGTCATGACGGGCAACCCATCCATATAATTCTTCTCCCCTAAGCTTATAAGAAAAGAAATCCTTCTTGCCAAGACTTTTGACTTCGAAACTCTTTTCAAAGTCCATGGCACATTTGAAACCATCCCAGTCCTTTTTAAATTCAACCAAAGCAAACCCTGAGTGTCCACGATAGGTCCACACAGGTTGAACCCTCTGTGGACCAAATCCTTGTTCTGCCAACTGATCCTTCAGTCTTTTACCACTAGCTGCAACACAGCGACCTTCTTGGAATTCTGTTTTGATGTTAGCAACAATTCCTATCCATGGATAAACAAATAGCTGATCAGAATCTTCCTTTGGAAGTTTAGGTTGGGCCAGAGGAGTTACTTTATGATCAGGATGTTCTGTTTTAGGAACTTTAAGTTCCGGCAAAGGAATTGCATCACCTATAGAACTTATACTGGAGCTCGAACGTTTCAGGCTGGCAGAAGCCGAATGATGATCATCAGCGCTTGGAACTTTAGGTTTGGTCTGATGAGTAGATTCATGATCCCTCTTCATACTAAGATATCTATCAATAAATCTCTGAAGAGCTAAATGCTTAGCTTTCTCTCTGATTGTACTACTCTTCCAGCAACCACGACGAGATCCATGATCTCGAAGCTCCCTCCATGTGTAATCATCTTCCCTTCCAGGACAATAGGGGCATCTATATCTAGACTCAGATATCTTCAGTTTAACATTGCCCTTCTTCAAATCATCATAGTAGCTGTCCTCAAGCTCGTCGAGATCAGAGTCACGATTCGACCATTTTCCATCTGATTTATGAGACATTGCGGAGACCTAACTAAAACCAAATTTCATCAGAACACGTCAAGAGCGTGGAATTtgagaaataaataaaaataaaaattacatatacacacacccaCAGGCCACAATCACAAATAACACACACCCACAATCACAAAGAACACGCGCGAGGTGGTAGAACGAAGACTTTAGCCAGAAAGGCAAAAACTTTAGTCACAGATAAGGCTTGACGGAGACGAAACGAAGAACattaatcaacaacaacaacaacagtaaagcTAAACCCAGGAAAAAAAAACTGTTACAAGAAAAATAAAGAGTGAGAGAAGCTTAACGAAAGAGTGAGAGAGAACCTTAACGAAAGAGGAGACGGACGACTATTAGACGAAGACAACCGTTCCGGCGAGCAGTATGCGTTCGACGGCGAGCTCCTAAGACGGAGATTTTAAGTTAATGAATGCTAACTATACGACGGGGAAGGAAATGGTAGCTAGCAGTAGCACGATGAAgtgatgaaaactttcatgcatagAAAATGAATTTTGAAGAAAAATAAATTTGTCCACAGCATTTTTTAAAACCTCAAAAAAAATGTTTTTTATAATTTTGAGTGGGCAAGTTTGCCCTGTGCTCGAGCTAACCGGAGAGACGAGGCAGAGTGGAAGATTTAGATGAAATTCGGAGGGTGTTTTGGTAACTTACAGACAGACAGAGAGAGAGAGGCGCCTATTTGACTATGGGTAGACGGAAATTTCTCCAAACAAAATTGATGTATATGTCTAGATACATTAATATTTTCGAAACTCACCGTTTAGTTTATGTTTGGCATAATTTTATTAGGGTTTCGTCTCTTTCTCTTCCACGTCGCCACTATCTCTTTTGTAGTATAAACGGAACGATTTCATTAGCTTAATCAACAACATTGGCAATAAAGTACAATTAGAATGACAATCGATCTCGATTGCCTATTCATTCTAGAATTAACTATTAAATGTGTTAATCGATTGGCTCCTCTAAGGACAGACACAAAACAAAAATATGGATTAGAAAAGGAAGATACAAGTTTTATCTTACAAACAATATCCTAACATGCTAAGAGACAAGGATTTGGACTATTAAGGGCATTGGCAATCACGAGAGCGTCGATTCGACAATAATCATGTCATTGCCGGTAGAGCTAGCTAGGAAGATGCACACAAGAATTGCGTCAACATAAAACATCAACATATTAATTCAAAATTAAACAACATATAAGCATATGATAAACACGAATTAAAAGTTGTAGAATATTTAACGTATCACGGATTCTAAtccataaatcatatatataccctAAGATCCATCGATTTGTTCAAAAATAGATAACATAATCACGTATATAAACGAACTACAATGAAAGTTCACAATCTAAATGTGTACCTTATTTGCAGAATGTTTGATCTAGAAATTCTGTAAGAATTTTGCTATAAGAATAATAGATTATCTTTATTAAGATTTTGGTGAATATAATTACAATGAGGATTGAGATTAATGACTAGCTAGACATAGTCTATTTATACTGTCATGATACATTTTTACCAAAAGATATATTTTAAATGGCCATATCTTTTCATGTGAAATTTCTAATGGAATATCTCTATATACCAAAGCTGTAACTATTTTTAATAAGTGTATCATTTTCTATGTAAATTAATTTATTTTTCTTATATAATAAATAAGTTGATTTGCATCGGTTGATCCACCTATGTGGATCCGAACCATCTTCCAACAAAAGCTTTAACGGAAAGACAGATGCAAACGGCGGAGTCGCGATTGAATTGATAGCATTTTATTCTTGTTCTTGAGCAATGTAGAACAATGCACATACACAAACGCACTTCCATCAAATTCACACCAAAATATCTAATTCATCTTGGACATCAATTATCACATGAATGTTCTATCATCAACTATATATTAGAGGCTTCCTACACCAACAAGTTTAGACTAAATCGAACGGTTGGTCCCACCTATATAATCGGTCAAAGTACAGTTGACCAGACAGTTCATCAATTTTGTATAACATCACTTTCACTTCGACTCCCTAATGCCGTGACTCTCAGTCTCCAATCTCAGACGACGGTGAGTTGGCCATGAGAGGAGGTGGTTCTGTGGTGGTCATGGGATGGTAAGTCGTGAAGACAATAGAATCGCCGGAAAAACGAGTTCGCCGGAGCCGGTGTAAGTTTCGACCGAGGCAAGATCACCAAGTGTTTACAAGTGCAGTGTTtcaagatagaaaaataagaaaagtagAAATTTTGTGTGTAACAGagagaaaagaaaaataaagagaGTTGTAAATAAGTAAAAGAGTGATCTTTAATGCAGATTCAAGCCATAACACTCTGTCTCTGTAAAGAACAGTAGAGTTTTTGACAATAAACAAGCGATCAACTTGCACTAAAACGGAAATATTTGAAACTGAACAAAATAAAGGTGTGAATGGAAACTTCAATTTTTCTCATTAACTCAAAATATTACAAGTTTGCGATCTTAAACACTCTGGTTTGCACAAAACCCTAACTAATTTCACCTATCAGTATCACTGCCTTACATTTGGCATTTTCCTCCTACTTTTTCATACAAGAGCTACCATTGGCTCGTTACATAAAACAAAATAGTACTCTACTTGCTGCTAAAGCAAAGGTAAAAAGACTACTTTAACAACAAGACAATCTTGGTTTTATTTGTTCTAACGATCAACTAAGGGCAAAATAAGAAAATCCTCTCCTTTTTCAGTCTGTTGTAGACAATTTCTTCAGTCTATGCAGAGTGATGCTCCTGATATGTTGAGCATTAATATTATAGCAAACACTTTGTGTGCACAGAGTTACTTGAGCTCCAAGGCAATGAATATTGTCTCATTTGCCTTCTTCATTGAAGTTCCACATCCATTAAATAAGTCTTCTGAATATTCATAACAGCCTAAATATGACGCCTAAGTGAGTTAACACAGCATTTGAGGCTGTGTTTAGCTCAATGACAAAATCAAGTGAGCAGACCACATCCCGATAAGTCACACTTCATATGACTCAACTTTTACATTCCTTTGCTCAACATTGACTAACCCAGAACAGCTAATTGACAAACAAAGCATTAAACAAGAAATCCCTAATATTGACTAGCTACAGTGACAACCTAAATACGAGTAACCAGCAAAGATGAAATAAATACCTAATTGAGAGTTCTTCATGACGCGCCACCAATATTCGAACAAGAGCCCtttattaatttcaacagatacaTCGATTTTGGCCGTCAATTGCTTAGAACAAGTTTTTCCCAAATGATACATAAACCCTAGTTCTTTCGAAATTAGTTTCTGCTCATGAGGGTATTTCCGTCAATTCTTAAAGTGAAATCCCTAATTCTTTCAAATTAGGGACTGTTAAACGCATCGTTTGGAATCGAGCACCCAACGTTTCCGTTATCGGCTCGATTATTTCCGTCAATTACTTTGTTTCCGATTGGGTTAATTTGTGAGATCGAGTCAATCGCGTTTCCGTCGATTTCTGGATCTTTTCCGTCAATTACTTTTGTAAATTTCGAGTAAACTCGAGATCTTCCGTCAATTGGATGGGTATTTCCGATTGGGTCAGATAGTAAGATAGAACCAATCACGTTTCCGTCGATTGGTTTATCTTTTCCGTCAACTGCTTTTTTTTGGTTCAAATCCTTGAACCATTCCGTCAAATACATTGTTTTGTTTCATTTGGTCCACAGGTAATACCCGTTTTCCAACAAGGTCCTCACATTTTTGACCATGTTTATTTGAGCCACTGCCTAGAACCTTCAACATAATCAGCGATTTCTGCCTGATTCTTTCTACTACTGCAGTCCTCAAACTCTTTTCTTGCTGCTATTTGGCCCTCATCAGTTAAAGAGTTTAGAAACTCTCCTAACTTCATCAGAATTCTCTTTACAACTGCACCTACAAGCTTCACCTTGGTCTGGCACTTCTTTTTCTAAGACTTCTTCTTGGTTGCTACGGATGCCATTCGGTTTTCGATGGCTTCCATAATAGATGGGTTAGCAAAACAACCATAGTCAACAAATCGGTGACCACGAATACACTACTAAAGCTAGTTATAAAAAGAAAAAGTGCAGTTTAACTGCTCACTATCTCTCTCTCGATCTTTGTCTCTAATCTATGTGATGTGCACTACGTACTACTCATGGCTCAACCATCCATGTGTTGGAAACTTCGTTTATGATGTGAGCTTTACCAGTTGATATTGAATCAAATATATCATATTGGACCATTATTTTTATTAAACCATTGGATTATAtcatttttcttttaaaaaaaataagacgTATATTATATGTCTTAACCATTCCATCATACATGAATGTCAATTTCGATTACTTGATCCTTGTTATCCAAAATCCCGGAAATGTAACTTACAAACACAAGTAAGAGGGAGAAAAGAGCGGCCACTTGGAAGGAATGTAGAGGGACAAACTTTGACTTTGAGGATGCTTTGCTTCGAACAATTGGCGAATTACGTAGACAGGGGGGCTCTGTGTTCTTCTGTTCTATAGTTCAAAGGATCAGGAATGGCGTGTGGGAAGGGATCGAGACATATACAATATTCCTTCCATCTACAAATACatattttttcaatttttttccatacattaaaataaatatatttaatcaatattaataaaattatatatatctacttaaatatatttaaaaaaattaaaagaataTATATCAATGGGAGGTAGTATTACTTATGGCTTTTCAGAAAAGTTGAaccaatattaattaattaatctatGGATGGATAGTGGGTAGTTTTAGAAAAACTTGGCTCTTCTTATTTTTTGCTTCTCATTAAACACATTCACATCAAACTTGTTATTTCAACTTCTTTTTTTTACCGATTCCTCTTATTCGGGTAATGGATATTGATATAGATTATTATTACGTATTATTCTTTTCGTATATAAATGGATGATATTTTTGAAAAAATTTCGTCTTTGAATAGTtgaaatatcaatatatttattttaagtttatttCTCTACCGGCTTTCCACCaacatatatttaataattaaataaaaaaatgaaaaaataaaattcTAAAATAAAGATAATTTATATATGAGATTAAATTAGAGATGAAATTTATCCAATTAATTACGTGTAAAAATTTATCATGTGGACGATTAAATTTGCATGCGATTAAATTTCTGATTACGTAATTactggaaagaaaaaaaatatgaatgAGAGATATGGAGGTAAATATTAGAATGGGGACAGTATATTAGGTATTGACATTATTACATCGAAAGGGGTAGAGACGTAATGTGGCTTATCATAATCAACTTAATAATTGAGGCTTttcagaaaaaataaaataaaagaatttgAAATTATACTACCttcttctttttttaaaaaaaattatactaTCTTCGTCTTTAAATTATTGTCGTTTTTAATATTTTtacgaatattattaatattaaccatCATGATATTTATGTAAAGATAAAGATAATAAATCAGAGgatgtgacttatgataatcatatAAGAATTCAgacttataaaataataataatataatattttaaataatactcTTTTCGTTTTTAAATATATGtcgttttaattttttaaattcaTTCAAAATATCATATatctaaataataatgatactagataaatctatttataaataaatttaaaaaataaaacgaCATATATTCAAAAATAAAATTAATATCTATTTGAACATGGAGAGAGGAGGTAAAGAAAAAAATGAATGAAAGTAAATATTAGAAGAATCGGTATTAGAGGATATGACTTCACATAATCATCTAGCCATTTGATTTCGATAAAAACTTATATAGGGTTTGATTTCCGTGAGAGAGAGGATTAATTCTACAACAGAAATAGAGTTAAAAAAAACAGCACATATATACAAGAACAATGTTGAGATAGATTATCTCGAGAAATTTGAGATCATAGAAGCTAAGATGACAGCTGccaagaaagaaaagaagaaaatgaaTTATGTTGTTAATTTCCAGCAGAAGCAACTGAACTTGATGAAGAAGAAAGGCATAAAGAAGTCAGTTTCTAGCAATTCGATCGTGGAAGCGTTTCTAGAGGTAGCTATGGAGTTCTCAAAGAAAAAAGAATCAAAACAGTACATTGAAAGATCGAATAGTGAGGAAGAAAAGAAATTCGGCAGAAAGGACGAAATAACACATCGTCAAAAGCTCAAGGACTGTGTTGTACCTGCTGGAAAGGTCAGGGACCTTGTCGATTTTTTTGAAAGTCTCTCGGCAGAAATCATCGTCGACGATCTGCGGAGCAACCGAAGGATAGTTGGAGCTCAGGCGACCTACCAGAACACTCAGAAGGATGTCGGCTACAACACCTCTAAGAGCAATTCGTCTGCAAATTTCCCagatcaaaaagtcccaaattggtTAGGGTTTTATCTTTCTGTTCGAGTCCGAATCTTTAATTTCTGCAGTAATGAATAAAATTAGTGTTCTGGGTAGTTTCGTTTAGATGATATGAAGTAGTTGTTGAGTTCAATTTAGTCTGACATGGTCTGGAATCCACAATGAATGATCGAGTTATGTACTGAAGAACTGGAAATTGGGCGTTTTTATTATAAGCTACTGCAGTTGAATTCGTTGATTCGGAAATGTTAAGGATACTTCATTGAAGGTGTCTGAATGCTTAAACTGAAGTTCTAATGTATTGATGAAGATGGTGTTAAGTGGGTCTGTAGCTCTGTCTAACTTGTTCGTCAAGTCAGAGACGAAATTCAAATTTTAGAGTTGTTTTTAGCAAAGTTAAGCTTCAGTTAAGTTGTTAGTAGTATGTAGAAGGAGTTCTAATGCTGCTACTGTCTTGATCAAGTACAGAACGAAAGTCAagcaaaaagtcaacaaaaatggtgTCTTTATCGCGAGAAAGAAGATGAATTTTAGATTGCATTTTTGACAGTTTTACAGTGCCAATCCACTCGAAAACGTGTTGCGGATTACTCTAGAGTGAAAGTACAAGCTGTAATCAAGAGGAGACGAGATCGTGCAACAAGTAAACCATTTCCAGTTTTCATTTTACCACTTTCGGTTTCTGGTTTTTCTTAAAATCCAGGTTGTAATTCAATTCTAATTTTCATGTCAGTTAGGTTAAAACTTTTGAACGCCTATATAAAAGTTTATTCTGTAATCGTTTTGAGTTATGATGGTATGAATTAAAATTTTGAAATCACCATTATCGTCTTTCTTTTATCAGTTTAAAAGCTTGGTTGCATTGGTGAGCGAAACCTTAGAAATCCGATAACCCAAACTAGTTTTAAGTCCTAAACACCTTAGATACCAACGATTAGCCTTTAGATTAAGTTTAGAAATCAAATCAATATGGAGGATATGATCATGTATTTTGTTTTAGCACATTAATATTTCTGTGTCTGTGTTCTTTTCTTTTATGCAATTATAGTGTTGTGTTGCAGTACTAATCTCGTATTTGATCGGTTTTGAGCTCATCGACGTCTAGAGATTCAGAATTCTACCAACAAACGAAACTAGGATTACATTTTAAGGTAGTGTCAACATGAAGTTGATAAGaatgtgattttttttttaaaaaaaaattattttagatAAAGTAATTTTTATAAGATTGTGATTTGTGCCTATACTACAGATAAATTTATACCCTTATTTAATATAAGATTAACATCACTAAATTTAATATAGGATAAACATCATTGAAGGATGCTAAGGGGTCACCCCGAGCCAAGCTATGGCATGAATCTGCATGGATCTTGTTCGAAGATTTGATCGTCGGGCCCTATTTACAAATCGAATATTGTCGAGATCCAAAGGGCTGAACCTTGACCACCTAACAAAACAATTCTGAATATCTTTTCAAAGTATTACCCAACCGTGGTGAATGAGGCTATTAAAAAGGAGAATGACGATTTTCTTAAGAAGCATCCTCTACTACCTACCTTCTCCATGCAATGATGTAGATGAAGAACGCCAAGCATCGGATGCTTTGGTTCCGCTACTGTCTGACGATATCTCCtccgatgatgatgataaaggtcTTGAATGACCACATGCTTTATCCAAAAGCTTAAGTTCAAGGATAGGCTCATGATTTTTGACGTTAGTTAATGGGTTCTGATACCATCTTGAATGACTATGAGCTTAATCCAAAAGCTTAAACTCAAGGACAGTGAGTTCTCGATTGGTATATAAACCAATTCATACTTTGATGAATGGTCGATGTGGAATATACCCATATATCTAATAAAAGGTGATAGTCTCTTTATATCTTTAGCTGGCAAGAACATACCTCGGGTCAACTAATGTTGCCGCCGCCAATGACCTGATCCATCTTCCCCACATGAATACTCGCCACCGCACGGCCGCACGAAGAGCCCCAATCTCACCAATTCAATCCCTCCACACCCAACCAAACTAAGTAGTAAGAAAAATCCTCAAATTCGACGCATGAATCTGCAAGTTTTCATGTAAAATGTGATCATCAGTCTATGGTTAGATGCATGTTCTTTGATGATTCATGATCGATAATTTGGGAATTTAAACATAATAGTGAAAGAGTCAACTTTGCATGCATATTTTTCTTTTGTTAGGACTTAATTACAAGTATAATTTTgatcttttaataaataaataaaaaattctaTAGAATACAATATTACACTCAATAAAAATTAATTTAACTATTTAAAATTGAAAATAAAATCAATTATAATGTAATAAAACATATCTAAAACTAACTCAATACTAATCACACTAGTTAATCATTCAAAAAAAACTCTACCTCCCTCCTATATAAATACATTTTGATTTATTCTTCCTCTTTATTAacgtatttttatttttaatttttcccTCTTGAAAAATATTTTACGAGTCCTCCCTCCACTTTTGTCCTCACCACCAGCCAAATCATCTTCATATTACCCAAAATCTTGAGAAAATTATTACTAGCCAAATCATGTATGGGAAGTTTTCGGTTTGGTCCCTTGATTCATCTATTTGCACCCTAAGCTTTGATCAAGTGGTCTTAATCCAAGATCAACCACACATCAGAGAGGGAAATACTACGCTAGGAAATATAGATGATGCCTAACGAAGGAACAAACTAAAAGGACAATCTGCTCAATTAATCTAActcgattttttttttataaaagactaaattttttattaataaaatatataagtggtCGAGTTCGATAATGTCAGCTATCACCAAACCGCCGGATAAAATCACATAGAAGAATCGTATGTGAGAGGGATAACATCGTCTAAAAACGAACTACCGGAGGAGGAGGGAATCCTCAAATACAATGAGAAGGTATCAATATAGCGAAAAGAAATAAAACGGAAAAGAAAAGAAAATCTAACTAATATAATTTTAAAGGAATCACAACTTGCTCCCGAAGTGATTTTGGCTAGTGCTTTGAGTTGGACCAAAAGAGAATCCCAGCCGGGTTTGATCGAATTTCCATAGCTGTGTAGCAAAATTCGGGATGGACAACTTTCATCCAAGAATAAACTGAATGATGAAGAAGTGAAAGTCAAGTCATCTTGGATTTAAATCTTCAAAAACAACACGTTTTCGTTCAAGCCAAATTGACCATAATGCCGCGCCAAGCAGTATTCTGAGAAAAGTGGTTTTGCATCTTTCTTTTTCCGATTGAGAGCCATTATAAAATTAAACCTTCACAATTTTCAGGCAAACAAAAAGAGATACTCCACCACGAGAACAATTTGGACCAAACAGTCCGAACGTAATAACAGTGTAAAAACAAGTGCTCAGTCATTTCAATGTGTGAAAGACAGAAAACACACTTATGCTTCCTTGCAATTAAGATATTTTTAGAGTAAAGAAAATCTTTTGTGAATATCTTATTATAAGAGAGTTGCCAGAAAAATACCGAGACTTTGGGAGGGACTTTGGCTTTCCAAACAGTTAAAATATGAGGAGGAGTGGGAGGGGATTCAGGTTTGAAGGAAATCAGTATTGAGGATCCACTTCTGGTTTTATATCCTAGCACAGGATCAGGTTTCCAGGAAACTGAATCTTTTTTCCTAAGTTTAGGAAAAATTGAATTGATGATAGCTAAGAGTTGCTCTAATTGCTCAGATTCATATACAAATAACTCTCTTTCTCTAAAGCAAATTCTAGGTCCAAAGATCATCTGTCCAAGCAGCCATGTCAGTCACAAAAAAATTTCTTCCCGTTAGAGATAGTGAAAAGGCGATGAAAACGCTCCTTAAGTATTGTATTCGAGTCAACCTATCGATCTCATCCGAATTTTGCATTCTTCCCATCGCCAAGAATGACTtttaacgaattgagcaaagtaagaAAGTCAAGATCATCTCTTGAAATAGCAGCAAAAATTCCTTTAGCAATAGGTGATAGTTTTCCTTGTTTCACAGTTGGGATGAGACTGTCAATTTCCATTTAAGTTGAGATGAGACTGTCAATTTTCATATCTGTAAATTTATTTTTCAGTATGATCTTCTACATTGCATTTTTCTAATCCAAAAACCTCCAAAACCATTTAAAGAGAAGGACTTGATTTTTATCTAAAATTGAGCCCACATCTAAACCACCCTAAATTTTTGACAATATTACAGTAGACCTTCCACTGCACACAACTTTTTATCACTAAGACCATGCTAGAAGAATTTTCGAAAATTTGAATTTATCTTTTCTGCAATCGTTTTCAGAATGGGGAATATTGAGAGATAGTACATTTGAAGATTAGAAGAAGTGAAATCTCGTTGATGTTAAGAAAGAAGAAATTTTTTGAAGGACTCGTAAAAAAATTCCAAGAGGAAAAAACATTGAAATAAAAATATTAAGAGGGAGATAGAGTTTTTTTAGAATAGTTAACTAGTGTGATTAGTTTTAGATATGTTTTATTACAACTGATTTTATTTTCAATTTAAAATAGTTAAATTAATTCTTAGTGCAATATAGAGAGAAAaatccata is part of the Rutidosis leptorrhynchoides isolate AG116_Rl617_1_P2 unplaced genomic scaffold, CSIRO_AGI_Rlap_v1 contig566, whole genome shotgun sequence genome and harbors:
- the LOC139884542 gene encoding factor of DNA methylation 4-like — translated: MSHKSDGKWSNRDSDLDELEDSYYDDLKKGNVKLKISESRYRCPYCPGREDDYTWRELRDHGSRRGCWKSSTIREKAKHLALQRFIDRYLSMKRDHESTHQTKPKVPSADDHHSASASLKRSSSSISSIGDAIPLPELKVPKTEHPDHKVTPLAQPKLPKEDSDQLFVYPWIGIVANIKTEFQEGRCVAASGKRLKDQLAEQGFGPQRVQPVWTYRGHSGFALVEFKKDWDGFKCAMDFEKSFEVKSLGKKDFFSYKLRGEELYGWVARHDDYQENSKIGVLLNKMGDVKTVSDLEKEDQNKTSKLLLNLRGTLDTREQQLEDIKTKFERTNIYMKEAMQQTDDLMKKYYEEIRKTQQRARDYSEKVYLDHQKAVSDLEAQRIFLLQREEQIMQDRALYESERRKLEQEKKWNESATLEQKKADENMLQLDEDHKKEKEKLHKKIIELEKQLDSKHALELEIEQLQGSLDVMKHMKDDDAKREETMKQIEEELKDKKEDLDNMDALYQSLIVQERKSNDELQDGRKELVKVFSAAGCKTQLGVKMMGQLNKGPFRCVVKRKYLNAGADDVKKKVDALWGEWKGYLGDPQWHPFKMIQVPGGHKEIINEEDEKLKNLKNELGDEIWEAVITALTEMNEYNASGRYPVGELWNMRENRKASLKEGVVPIVNQWRKLKGKKPVG